The following proteins come from a genomic window of Streptomyces liliiviolaceus:
- the holA gene encoding DNA polymerase III subunit delta — MARNSAQDNPLAPVTIAVGQEDLLLDRAVQEVVAAARAADADTDVRDLTSDQLQPGTLAELTSPSLFAERKVVVVRNAQDLSADTIKDVKAYLGAPAEEITLVLLHAGGAKGKGLLDAARKAGAREIACPKMTKPADRLSFVRAEFRALGRSATPEACQALVDSIGSDLRELASATTQLVADVEGTIDEAVVGRYYTGRAEASSFTVADRAVEGRAAEALEALRWSLSTGVAPVLITSALAQGVRAIGKLSSARGGRPADLARELGMPPWKIDRVRQQMRGWTPDGVAVALLAVAEADAGVKGGGDDPEYALEKAVVTIARAARMRRG, encoded by the coding sequence ATGGCCAGGAACTCTGCACAAGACAATCCGCTCGCTCCCGTCACGATCGCCGTGGGGCAGGAGGACCTCCTCCTCGACCGTGCCGTGCAGGAGGTGGTGGCCGCCGCGCGCGCCGCCGACGCGGACACCGACGTACGGGACCTCACGTCGGACCAGTTGCAGCCGGGCACGCTCGCCGAGCTGACGAGCCCGTCGCTCTTCGCCGAGCGCAAGGTCGTCGTGGTGCGGAACGCGCAGGATCTGTCGGCGGACACGATCAAGGACGTGAAGGCGTACCTGGGCGCTCCGGCCGAGGAGATCACGCTCGTGCTGCTGCACGCGGGCGGTGCCAAGGGCAAGGGGCTGCTCGACGCGGCGCGCAAGGCGGGGGCGCGGGAGATCGCGTGCCCCAAGATGACGAAGCCGGCGGACCGGCTGTCGTTCGTGCGCGCGGAGTTCCGGGCGCTGGGGCGGTCGGCCACGCCCGAGGCGTGCCAGGCGCTCGTCGACTCGATCGGCAGCGATCTGCGGGAGCTGGCCTCCGCGACGACCCAGCTGGTCGCGGATGTCGAGGGGACGATCGACGAGGCCGTCGTCGGGCGGTACTACACCGGCCGGGCGGAGGCCTCCAGCTTCACGGTGGCGGACCGGGCGGTCGAGGGGCGGGCGGCGGAGGCGCTGGAGGCGCTGCGGTGGTCGTTGTCGACCGGGGTCGCGCCCGTGCTGATCACCAGCGCGCTGGCGCAGGGGGTGCGGGCGATCGGGAAGCTCTCCTCCGCGCGGGGTGGGCGGCCGGCCGATCTGGCGCGGGAGCTGGGGATGCCGCCGTGGAAGATCGACCGGGTTCGGCAGCAGATGCGGGGGTGGACGCCGGACGGGGTCGCTGTCGCGTTGCTGGCGGTTGCGGAGGCGGATGCGGGGGTGAAGGGGGGTGGGGATGATCCTGAGTACGCCTTGGAGAAGGCGGTCGTCACGATCGCCCGGGCGGCGCGGATGCGGCGGGGTTAG
- a CDS encoding YceI family protein — protein sequence MVGSWLGNRTNRAQAGPPLASVPLPEGAGVLGCRVLDPVNQPVPDAEFLVTDAAGRRVVGGQLDPFGSFLVTVPAGEYRLAVSAEGHAPYRANVTVPANEVAALGDVTLNAAQPPPLPAPGDWEIEPTHSSIGFTARHIGMARVRGRFNTFAGIVRVADNVEQSAMHVVIDAGSIDTNVRTRDGHLKSADFLDVDRFPTVEFYSDRFTHRGGSRWGVTGALSLHGVTRTVTLDTEYLGVGNGTEGEVRAACRATAELRRDDFTMSWQSMLARGIAMVGTSITVDLDIQIVPKG from the coding sequence ATGGTCGGCAGCTGGCTGGGGAACCGTACGAACCGGGCGCAGGCGGGCCCTCCGCTCGCCTCGGTGCCGTTGCCGGAGGGCGCCGGCGTGCTCGGCTGCCGGGTGCTGGATCCGGTGAACCAGCCGGTGCCGGACGCGGAGTTCCTGGTCACGGATGCCGCGGGACGCAGAGTGGTCGGCGGGCAGTTGGATCCGTTCGGGTCCTTCCTGGTGACGGTCCCGGCCGGTGAGTACCGCCTCGCGGTGTCGGCCGAGGGGCACGCCCCGTACCGGGCGAATGTCACGGTGCCGGCGAACGAGGTGGCCGCGCTCGGCGACGTGACACTGAACGCCGCGCAGCCACCGCCGTTACCGGCGCCGGGGGACTGGGAGATCGAGCCCACCCACTCCTCGATCGGCTTCACGGCCCGGCACATCGGGATGGCTCGGGTGCGGGGGAGGTTCAACACCTTCGCGGGGATCGTGCGGGTGGCCGACAACGTCGAGCAGTCGGCGATGCACGTGGTGATCGACGCGGGGTCGATCGACACCAACGTCAGGACGCGGGACGGACATCTGAAGTCGGCGGACTTCCTGGACGTGGACCGGTTTCCGACGGTGGAGTTCTACAGCGACCGGTTCACGCACCGGGGCGGCAGCCGGTGGGGGGTCACCGGGGCGCTGTCGCTGCACGGGGTGACGCGGACGGTCACGCTCGACACGGAGTATCTGGGGGTGGGCAACGGCACGGAGGGCGAGGTGCGGGCGGCCTGCCGGGCCACCGCCGAGCTGCGGCGCGACGACTTCACGATGAGCTGGCAGTCGATGCTCGCGCGGGGCATCGCCATGGTCGGTACGAGCATCACGGTCGACCTGGACATCCAGATCGTCCCCAAGGGCTGA
- a CDS encoding arylamine N-acetyltransferase family protein, producing the protein MKPAQVDAYLRRIGVTHPAWPTGDVLRELQLRHLLTVPFENLSIHLGEAIVLEEKPLLDKLVGARRGGFCYELNGAFGALLKALGFDVTLLAGRVYGEGERLGIPYDHLALRVRTVDGGDWLADVGFGAHSHYPLAFGERGEQKDPAGAFRVIVAGADPAGVRGSAGEFGDLEVVRDGRSQYRLETRPRVLGDFVAGAWWHSTSPLSHFARSPVCSRVTEDGGRVTLSGRTLTVTDPDGGRTTEDLVSDEEVLEAYRKRFGIVLERVPVVRESGD; encoded by the coding sequence ATGAAACCCGCACAGGTCGATGCGTACCTCCGCCGGATCGGTGTCACCCACCCCGCCTGGCCCACCGGCGACGTCCTCCGTGAACTGCAGTTGCGACATCTGCTGACCGTGCCGTTCGAGAACCTGTCGATCCATCTCGGTGAGGCGATCGTCCTGGAGGAGAAACCGCTCCTGGACAAGCTGGTGGGCGCCCGCAGGGGTGGCTTCTGCTACGAACTGAACGGGGCGTTCGGCGCGCTGCTCAAGGCGCTGGGCTTCGATGTGACGCTGCTCGCGGGACGGGTCTACGGGGAGGGGGAGCGGCTCGGCATTCCGTACGACCATCTCGCGTTGCGGGTGCGGACGGTGGACGGGGGCGACTGGCTGGCCGACGTCGGGTTCGGGGCACACAGCCACTACCCGCTGGCCTTCGGGGAGCGGGGGGAGCAGAAGGATCCGGCGGGCGCGTTCCGGGTGATCGTGGCCGGGGCGGACCCGGCCGGGGTGCGGGGCAGTGCCGGGGAGTTCGGCGATCTGGAGGTGGTGCGGGACGGCAGGTCCCAGTACCGGCTGGAGACGCGGCCGCGGGTGCTCGGGGACTTCGTGGCCGGGGCCTGGTGGCACAGCACCTCGCCGCTGTCGCACTTCGCCCGGTCACCGGTCTGCTCGCGGGTCACGGAGGACGGCGGGCGGGTCACGCTCAGCGGGCGCACGCTCACGGTCACGGACCCCGACGGCGGGAGGACGACGGAGGATCTGGTCTCGGACGAGGAGGTGCTGGAGGCGTACAGGAAGCGGTTCGGGATCGTGCTGGAGCGCGTCCCGGTCGTCCGGGAAAGCGGCGACTGA
- the leuS gene encoding leucine--tRNA ligase encodes MSETNTAASEVAAPHRYTAAMAEQIEARWQDVWDAENTYAAPNPKGDLAGDPELAARPKKFIMDMFPYPSGSGLHVGHPLGYIATDVYARYQRMTGHNVLHTLGFDAFGLPAEQYAVQTGTHPRVSTEANMANMKLQLRRLGLGHDKRRSFATIDPDYYKWTQWIFLQIFNSWYDTEAGGARPIAELVAKFESGERALPGGRIWSELSHAERADVLGDHRLAYASEAPVNWCPGLGTVLANEEVTADGRSERGNFPVFKAKLRQWNMRITAYADRLLDDLDALDWPEAIKLQQRNWIGRSEGARVDFPIDGDAISVFTTRPDTLFGATYMVLAPEHPLVEKFTPAAWPEGTHDVWTGGHATPSEAVAAYRAQAASKSDVERQAEAKDKTGVFTGSYATNPVNGEQVPVFIADYVLMGYGTGAIMAVPAGDQRDFEFARAFELPIVCVVEPTDGRGTDTSTWEDAFGSYDAKIINSANGDISLDGLGVTEAKARITEWLEGKDVGHGTVNFRLRDWLFSRQRYWGEPFPIVYDEDGIAHPLPESMLPLELPEVEDYSPRTFDPEDANTSPETPLSRNEDWVNVELDLGDGRGTRAYRRETNTMPNWAGSCWYELRYLDPHNSEKLVDPEVEQYWMGPREGQPHGGVDLYVGGAEHAVLHLLYARFWSKVLFDLGHVSSAEPFHKLYNQGMIQAFVYRDSRGIAVPAAEVEERDGAYYYKGEKVSRLLGKMGKSLKNAVTPDEICAEYGADTLRLYEMAMGPLDVSRPWDTRAVVGQFRLLQRLWRNVIDETTGDVTVVDVPDADIDADTLRVLHKAIDGVRQDLEGLRFNTAIAKVTELNNHLTKAGGPVPRTVAESLVLLVAPLAPHVAEELWRKLGHTDSVVHRDFPVADPAYAVDESVTCVVQIKGKVKARLEVSPSISDEELEKVALADDKVVAALDGAGIRKVIVRAPKLVNIVPA; translated from the coding sequence ATGAGCGAGACGAACACCGCTGCCTCCGAGGTGGCAGCGCCGCACCGCTACACGGCCGCCATGGCCGAGCAGATCGAGGCACGCTGGCAGGACGTATGGGACGCCGAGAACACGTACGCGGCACCCAACCCCAAGGGTGATCTGGCCGGCGACCCCGAGCTGGCGGCCAGGCCCAAGAAGTTCATCATGGACATGTTCCCGTACCCCTCCGGTTCGGGCCTGCACGTCGGCCACCCGCTGGGCTACATCGCCACCGATGTCTACGCCCGCTACCAGCGCATGACCGGCCACAACGTCCTGCACACGCTGGGCTTCGACGCCTTCGGCCTGCCCGCCGAGCAGTACGCCGTGCAGACCGGCACGCACCCGCGGGTGTCCACCGAGGCCAACATGGCGAACATGAAGCTGCAGCTGCGCCGCCTGGGCCTGGGCCACGACAAGCGCCGCTCCTTCGCGACGATCGACCCGGACTACTACAAGTGGACCCAGTGGATCTTCCTGCAGATCTTCAACTCCTGGTACGACACCGAGGCCGGCGGGGCCCGTCCGATCGCCGAACTGGTGGCGAAGTTCGAGAGCGGTGAACGCGCGCTGCCCGGCGGACGTATCTGGAGTGAGCTGTCTCACGCGGAGCGTGCCGACGTCCTGGGCGACCACCGCCTGGCGTACGCCTCCGAGGCACCCGTCAACTGGTGTCCCGGCCTGGGCACCGTCCTGGCGAACGAGGAGGTGACCGCGGACGGCCGTTCCGAGCGCGGCAACTTCCCCGTCTTCAAGGCCAAGCTGCGTCAGTGGAACATGCGCATCACCGCGTACGCCGACCGGCTGCTGGACGACCTGGACGCGCTGGACTGGCCCGAGGCCATCAAGCTGCAGCAGCGCAACTGGATCGGCCGCTCCGAGGGCGCACGCGTCGACTTCCCCATCGACGGCGACGCCATCTCCGTCTTCACCACCCGCCCGGACACCCTGTTCGGCGCGACCTACATGGTGCTGGCCCCCGAGCACCCGCTGGTCGAGAAGTTCACCCCGGCCGCCTGGCCCGAGGGCACCCACGACGTCTGGACGGGCGGCCACGCCACCCCGTCCGAGGCCGTCGCCGCCTACCGCGCGCAGGCCGCCTCCAAGTCGGACGTCGAGCGGCAGGCCGAGGCCAAGGACAAGACGGGCGTCTTCACCGGCTCGTACGCGACCAACCCGGTCAACGGCGAGCAGGTCCCCGTCTTCATCGCCGACTACGTCCTGATGGGCTACGGCACCGGCGCGATCATGGCGGTCCCCGCGGGCGACCAGCGCGACTTCGAGTTCGCGCGAGCCTTCGAGCTGCCGATCGTCTGCGTGGTCGAGCCCACCGACGGCCGCGGCACCGACACGTCGACGTGGGAGGACGCCTTCGGCTCGTACGACGCGAAGATCATCAACTCCGCGAACGGCGACATCTCGCTGGACGGTCTGGGCGTCACCGAGGCCAAGGCGCGCATCACCGAGTGGCTGGAGGGCAAGGACGTCGGCCACGGGACCGTCAACTTCCGGCTGCGCGACTGGCTGTTCAGCCGCCAGCGCTACTGGGGCGAGCCCTTCCCGATCGTCTACGACGAGGACGGCATCGCCCACCCGCTGCCCGAGTCGATGCTGCCCCTGGAGCTGCCGGAGGTCGAGGACTACTCGCCGCGCACCTTCGACCCCGAGGACGCGAACACGTCCCCGGAGACCCCGCTGTCCCGCAACGAGGACTGGGTCAACGTCGAGCTGGACCTGGGCGACGGCCGCGGCACGCGCGCGTACCGCCGCGAGACCAACACCATGCCCAACTGGGCCGGTTCCTGCTGGTACGAGCTGCGCTACCTGGACCCGCACAACTCCGAGAAGCTGGTCGACCCGGAGGTCGAGCAGTACTGGATGGGCCCGCGCGAGGGCCAGCCGCACGGCGGCGTCGACCTGTACGTCGGCGGCGCCGAACACGCCGTGCTGCACCTGCTGTACGCGCGCTTCTGGTCCAAGGTGCTGTTCGACCTGGGGCACGTCTCCTCGGCGGAGCCGTTCCACAAGCTGTACAACCAGGGCATGATCCAGGCCTTCGTGTACCGCGACAGCCGTGGCATCGCCGTACCGGCCGCCGAGGTGGAGGAGCGCGACGGCGCCTACTACTACAAGGGCGAGAAGGTCTCCCGGCTGCTGGGCAAGATGGGCAAGTCCCTGAAGAACGCGGTCACTCCGGACGAGATCTGCGCCGAGTACGGGGCGGACACCCTGCGCCTGTACGAGATGGCGATGGGTCCCCTGGACGTGTCGCGGCCGTGGGACACGCGCGCGGTGGTGGGCCAGTTCAGGCTGCTGCAGCGGCTGTGGCGCAACGTGATCGACGAGACCACCGGTGACGTCACCGTCGTCGACGTCCCGGACGCCGACATCGACGCGGACACGCTGCGCGTACTGCACAAGGCGATCGACGGCGTGCGCCAGGACCTGGAGGGCCTGCGCTTCAACACCGCCATCGCCAAGGTCACCGAGCTGAACAACCACCTGACGAAGGCGGGCGGCCCCGTTCCGCGGACCGTGGCCGAGTCGCTGGTGCTGCTGGTCGCGCCGCTGGCCCCGCACGTCGCCGAGGAACTGTGGCGCAAGCTGGGCCACACCGACTCGGTCGTCCACCGGGACTTCCCGGTCGCCGACCCGGCGTACGCCGTCGACGAGAGCGTGACCTGCGTCGTGCAGATCAAGGGCAAGGTCAAGGCCCGCCTGGAGGTCTCCCCGTCGATCTCGGACGAGGAGCTGGAGAAGGTGGCGCTGGCCGACGACAAGGTGGTCGCGGCGCTGGACGGGGCGGGCATCCGCAAGGTGATCGTGCGGGCGCCGAAGCTGGTGAACATCGTTCCGGCGTAG
- the rpsT gene encoding 30S ribosomal protein S20, producing the protein MANIKSQIKRIKTNEKARLRNKAVKSSLKTAIRKAREAAAAGDVEKATAAQREASRKLDKAVSKGVIHKNQAANKKSALASKVASLKG; encoded by the coding sequence GTGGCGAACATCAAGTCCCAGATCAAGCGGATCAAGACCAACGAGAAGGCCCGGCTGCGCAACAAGGCCGTCAAGTCTTCGCTGAAGACCGCGATCCGCAAGGCCCGCGAGGCCGCTGCCGCGGGTGACGTCGAGAAGGCCACGGCCGCGCAGCGCGAAGCCTCGCGCAAGCTGGACAAGGCCGTCTCCAAGGGCGTCATCCACAAGAACCAGGCCGCCAACAAGAAGTCGGCGCTTGCTTCGAAGGTCGCCTCCCTCAAGGGCTGA
- a CDS encoding helix-hairpin-helix domain-containing protein gives MPLRSAPRTSTATSGPGRGPASDVRTRHSRRPHGGRSRRREASAETLRLRAETLFAPEQGRVRGELRHGPPVERSAGALEGRGELRDEPPPSGSRHDTSSGVGLWHGPPEGWSGGASQGRGELRDQPPPAGSRHHSPSGAGRSPGAGALGDGDGVADEPRPVPAWRARAGLAVRERMPLWLQSRCGLERRSVAALAVVLVVAAALAAQHFWSGRTQPVRAPEIVRAAVPYGDEANAAGQQTAAGTSAAARTPAGAVPTALVVDVSGKVREPGIHRLPAGSRVADALKAAGGVRPGTNTEGLNRARFLVDGEQVVVGAPTAVGPGAPGAPGVASSSGGSAGSGVVGPGVAAPAPAAPVALNTATLEQLDTLPGVGPVLAQHIIDYRGRHGGFRSVDELREVNGIGDRRFADLRNLVRP, from the coding sequence ATGCCACTTCGATCAGCTCCACGGACCTCGACAGCCACCAGCGGACCGGGCCGAGGCCCGGCCTCCGACGTCCGCACGCGACACAGCCGCCGGCCCCACGGGGGAAGGTCCCGGCGCCGAGAGGCGTCGGCGGAGACGCTGCGCTTGCGTGCGGAGACACTCTTCGCGCCTGAACAGGGTCGGGTGCGCGGGGAGTTGCGGCACGGGCCCCCGGTGGAGCGGAGTGCCGGCGCCCTTGAGGGGCGCGGGGAACTGCGCGACGAGCCCCCACCGTCCGGCAGTCGGCATGACACGTCGTCGGGTGTGGGGTTGTGGCACGGGCCGCCGGAGGGGTGGAGCGGCGGCGCCTCTCAGGGGCGCGGGGAACTGCGCGATCAGCCCCCACCGGCCGGCAGTCGACATCACTCCCCGTCGGGTGCGGGGCGGAGCCCCGGGGCGGGAGCGCTCGGGGACGGCGACGGGGTCGCGGACGAGCCCCGGCCCGTTCCCGCTTGGCGGGCGCGGGCCGGGCTCGCCGTCCGGGAGCGGATGCCGCTGTGGCTCCAGTCCAGGTGCGGCCTGGAACGCAGGAGCGTGGCCGCCCTCGCCGTCGTGCTGGTCGTCGCCGCGGCCTTGGCCGCACAGCACTTCTGGTCGGGACGGACCCAGCCGGTACGGGCCCCGGAGATCGTACGGGCCGCGGTTCCGTACGGGGACGAGGCGAACGCGGCCGGCCAGCAGACGGCGGCCGGAACCTCCGCTGCCGCCCGGACGCCCGCGGGCGCGGTCCCGACCGCACTCGTGGTGGACGTCAGCGGCAAGGTGCGTGAGCCGGGAATCCATCGGCTGCCGGCCGGTTCCCGGGTCGCCGACGCGCTGAAAGCCGCGGGCGGGGTGCGTCCGGGCACGAACACCGAAGGCCTCAACCGCGCGCGGTTCCTGGTGGACGGTGAACAGGTGGTGGTCGGGGCGCCGACGGCGGTGGGGCCGGGAGCGCCAGGGGCGCCGGGAGTCGCGAGCAGCTCGGGAGGCTCGGCGGGTTCGGGTGTCGTGGGTCCCGGTGTGGCCGCCCCCGCCCCGGCCGCTCCGGTCGCCCTCAACACGGCCACCCTGGAACAACTGGATACGCTGCCCGGCGTCGGCCCCGTGCTGGCGCAGCACATCATCGACTACCGAGGCCGGCACGGCGGTTTCCGTTCGGTCGACGAACTCCGCGAGGTGAACGGAATCGGCGACCGCCGTTTCGCCGATCTGCGGAATCTCGTACGGCCATGA
- a CDS encoding DegV family protein, with the protein MSRHVAIVTDSTAYLPPRTMERHGITAVPLTVVLGDQALEEGTEISARSLALALQKRRSVTTSRPSPEVFAETYRRVAGSGATGIVSLHLSSEFSGTYDAAVLAAREAPVPVRVVDTGMVAMALGFCALAAAESAEAGGTVDEAVTAAEKRAAGTYAYFYVDTLDYLRRGGRIGAAQALLGSALAVKPLLELDGGRIELREKVRTATKAIARLEEIVADRAGSAQVDIAVHHLAAPDRASALAERLRVRVPGLADLHVSEVGAVIGAHTGPGLLGAVVSPR; encoded by the coding sequence ATGTCCCGCCATGTCGCGATCGTCACCGATTCAACGGCCTACCTGCCGCCGCGGACGATGGAGCGCCACGGCATCACCGCGGTGCCCCTGACCGTTGTCCTCGGCGACCAGGCACTCGAAGAGGGCACCGAGATCTCGGCCCGCTCGCTGGCCCTGGCCCTGCAGAAGCGGCGGTCCGTCACGACCTCCCGGCCCAGCCCCGAGGTCTTCGCCGAGACCTACCGCCGCGTCGCCGGGTCCGGCGCCACCGGCATCGTCTCGCTGCATCTGTCCTCCGAGTTCTCGGGCACGTACGACGCGGCGGTCCTCGCCGCACGCGAGGCGCCCGTGCCCGTGCGTGTGGTGGACACCGGGATGGTCGCCATGGCCCTCGGCTTCTGCGCACTGGCCGCCGCCGAGTCCGCGGAGGCGGGGGGCACGGTCGACGAAGCGGTCACGGCGGCGGAGAAACGGGCCGCGGGCACGTACGCGTACTTCTACGTCGACACCCTCGACTATCTCCGCCGGGGCGGCCGGATCGGGGCGGCGCAGGCGCTGCTCGGCTCCGCGCTGGCCGTCAAACCGCTCCTCGAACTGGACGGCGGGCGCATCGAGCTGCGGGAGAAGGTGCGCACCGCCACCAAGGCGATCGCCCGCCTGGAGGAGATCGTGGCCGACCGGGCAGGGAGCGCCCAGGTCGACATCGCCGTCCACCATCTCGCCGCCCCCGACCGCGCCTCGGCACTCGCGGAGCGACTGAGGGTACGGGTTCCCGGGCTGGCCGACCTGCATGTGAGCGAGGTCGGAGCGGTGATCGGGGCGCACACGGGGCCGGGGCTGCTGGGAGCGGTCGTCTCGCCTCGATGA
- a CDS encoding ComEC/Rec2 family competence protein, whose amino-acid sequence MRGPDPTSRPPVHAGSASRLGAAHPRQEGPTDLRLVPPALAAWATAAVTPDAPPGWVAGVVALCVAVVGLLLLAGRDRVRGARPLRLLRSSWSRTSVAAVLLCVAAAAASGGLHGADLRRGPIPESARQYDRVTAEVEVTSDPRLTRPRIRGNHAAPTAILLDAQVRRVERPDGTVARTRTPVLLIVDARQSLGPGPESSPRAEAEAGADAGAVRERVGSPWLSLLPSTRLRVTAQAAPALGGGDRIAAVLRVRGSGPPTVVGQPSATQRFAGELRGRLRAATDGLDPDARALLPGLVVGDTSRITPELDEAFRATDLTHILALSGANFTIVLALLIGPPGRAQRIERRGLAPRLGLPLRATALCGGALTLGFVIVCRPDPSVLRAAACGSIALLAIATGRRRSLIPALATAVLVLVLYDPWLARSYGFLLSVLATGALLTLAPRWSAGLRGRGVPPRPAEALAAAAAAQAVCAPVVAVLSARVSLVAVPCNLLVEFAVAPATVLGFATLITAPWAMPVAKVLAWCASWPAGWIADIARAGAALPGAGMDWPGSWTGALLLAGAIAALVCVGRRLLRHPWLSGTCGVLLLLVTVQPPPLTRVITGWPPPDWRFAMCDVGQGDATVLAAGDGSGVVVDAGPDPILVDRCLRALGITRVPLVVLTHFHADHVAGLPGVLRGRSVGAIETTGLEEPLDQADFVRRQAAVRHIPVRRAVAGERRRTGGLDWQVLWPPPSPAPGAGPVPVPQPEEPEPEGPNDASVTLLVRSAGLTMLMLGDLEPPAQRALLRSPAGTGLKAVDVLKVAHHGSAYQDPDLIRRAAPRLALISCGADNPYGHPAPSTTAALEAGGAQVLRTDVDGAVTVGGGDDHLLITRD is encoded by the coding sequence ATGAGGGGCCCGGACCCGACGAGCCGGCCGCCCGTGCACGCGGGCTCCGCCAGTCGGCTCGGTGCCGCGCACCCTCGGCAGGAGGGCCCGACGGATCTGCGGCTGGTCCCACCGGCACTGGCGGCATGGGCGACGGCGGCGGTGACGCCGGACGCACCCCCGGGGTGGGTCGCGGGTGTGGTCGCGCTCTGCGTGGCCGTCGTCGGACTGCTCCTGCTCGCGGGCCGCGACCGGGTACGGGGCGCGCGACCGCTTCGGCTGCTCCGGTCGTCCTGGTCGAGGACCTCCGTCGCGGCCGTGCTGCTCTGCGTCGCGGCCGCGGCCGCCTCGGGCGGCCTGCACGGCGCGGATCTGCGCAGGGGGCCGATCCCGGAGTCGGCGCGGCAGTACGACCGGGTGACCGCCGAGGTGGAGGTCACTTCGGACCCACGGCTCACCCGTCCCCGGATCAGGGGGAACCACGCCGCCCCGACCGCGATCCTGCTCGACGCGCAGGTCAGGCGCGTGGAGCGGCCGGACGGGACGGTGGCGCGGACGCGCACACCGGTGCTGCTGATCGTGGACGCCCGGCAGAGCCTGGGGCCTGGGCCGGAATCGAGCCCGAGGGCTGAGGCGGAGGCGGGGGCGGATGCAGGGGCGGTTCGTGAGCGGGTCGGCTCGCCCTGGCTCTCCCTCCTCCCCTCCACCCGGCTCAGGGTGACCGCGCAGGCCGCGCCCGCGCTCGGCGGCGGAGACCGGATCGCGGCGGTGCTACGGGTACGCGGCAGCGGCCCACCCACGGTGGTCGGGCAGCCGTCCGCCACGCAGCGGTTCGCCGGGGAACTGCGGGGCAGGCTGCGGGCGGCGACCGACGGGCTGGACCCGGACGCGCGGGCGCTGCTGCCGGGACTGGTGGTCGGGGACACCTCCCGGATCACACCGGAACTCGACGAGGCGTTCAGGGCGACCGATCTCACCCACATCCTCGCTCTCAGCGGCGCCAACTTCACGATCGTGCTCGCCCTGCTCATCGGGCCGCCGGGCCGGGCCCAGCGGATCGAGCGCCGGGGGCTGGCGCCCCGGCTCGGTCTGCCGTTGCGGGCGACCGCTCTGTGCGGGGGTGCGCTCACGCTCGGCTTCGTGATCGTGTGCCGGCCGGACCCGAGCGTGCTGCGGGCCGCCGCCTGCGGATCGATCGCGCTGCTGGCCATCGCCACCGGGCGCCGCAGATCCCTGATTCCGGCCCTGGCCACGGCGGTGCTCGTGCTGGTGCTGTACGACCCGTGGCTGGCCCGGAGCTACGGCTTCCTGCTCTCCGTGCTCGCCACCGGCGCACTGCTCACGCTGGCCCCGCGGTGGAGTGCGGGGCTCCGCGGGCGTGGGGTGCCGCCGAGGCCGGCCGAGGCGTTGGCGGCCGCGGCCGCCGCGCAGGCGGTGTGTGCGCCGGTCGTCGCCGTCCTCTCGGCGCGGGTCAGTCTGGTGGCGGTGCCGTGCAACCTGCTCGTGGAGTTCGCGGTCGCGCCCGCCACGGTGCTGGGCTTCGCCACGCTGATCACGGCTCCCTGGGCGATGCCGGTCGCGAAGGTGCTGGCGTGGTGCGCGAGTTGGCCCGCCGGATGGATCGCGGACATCGCCCGCGCGGGTGCGGCCCTGCCGGGCGCAGGCATGGACTGGCCGGGAAGCTGGACGGGGGCACTGCTGCTCGCCGGCGCGATCGCCGCCCTCGTGTGCGTCGGGCGCAGACTGCTGCGGCATCCCTGGCTGAGCGGTACCTGCGGAGTGCTGCTCCTGCTCGTGACGGTGCAGCCGCCGCCTCTCACCCGGGTGATCACCGGGTGGCCGCCGCCGGACTGGCGGTTCGCGATGTGCGATGTGGGCCAGGGCGACGCGACGGTGCTCGCGGCGGGCGACGGCAGTGGGGTGGTGGTGGACGCGGGACCCGACCCGATACTCGTCGACCGGTGTCTGAGGGCGCTCGGCATCACCCGGGTCCCCCTCGTCGTGCTGACCCACTTCCACGCGGACCATGTGGCGGGGCTGCCGGGTGTGCTGCGCGGGCGTTCGGTGGGCGCGATCGAGACGACGGGCCTGGAGGAGCCCCTGGACCAGGCCGACTTCGTGCGCCGGCAGGCCGCGGTCCGGCACATCCCGGTGAGACGGGCGGTGGCGGGCGAGCGGCGTCGTACGGGCGGGCTCGACTGGCAGGTGCTGTGGCCGCCGCCGAGCCCCGCACCGGGAGCCGGGCCGGTGCCGGTGCCGCAGCCGGAGGAGCCGGAGCCGGAGGGGCCGAACGACGCGAGCGTCACCCTGCTCGTCCGGTCGGCCGGGCTGACGATGCTGATGCTCGGAGATCTCGAACCACCCGCTCAGCGGGCCCTGTTGAGATCACCGGCCGGGACCGGTCTGAAAGCGGTGGATGTCCTCAAGGTCGCCCATCATGGTTCGGCCTACCAGGACCCGGATCTCATACGACGGGCCGCGCCACGCCTCGCGCTCATCTCGTGCGGCGCCGACAACCCCTACGGACATCCGGCACCGAGCACGACGGCGGCACTGGAGGCAGGGGGCGCGCAGGTCCTGCGCACCGATGTGGACGGGGCGGTAACCGTGGGAGGAGGAGACGACCACCTGCTGATCACGCGAGACTGA